Proteins from a genomic interval of Diaminobutyricimonas aerilata:
- a CDS encoding DUF1990 family protein, whose amino-acid sequence MADRQEAWRLPVTYGAVGGTQAVDLMTYPPKGYRPFERRARIGHGDARWEWARTELLSWGIKRRSGFEVERTDAPGDVSEIGYTGVGYDESGTPVQAASLVAGDEIEYAPDGTALVKPGDTAVLVARVGPFRVHEPVRVVYRIDEPQRSGFAYGTLPGHPLSGEESFIIDRTEDGSVWLTIRSLSRPAGFGWKLIGPLLRVAHRRYLARYMVALTGPTE is encoded by the coding sequence GTGGCCGACCGGCAGGAGGCCTGGCGTCTGCCCGTCACGTACGGGGCCGTGGGCGGCACGCAGGCCGTCGACCTCATGACCTACCCGCCGAAGGGCTACCGGCCGTTCGAGCGCCGGGCCCGCATCGGTCACGGCGACGCCCGCTGGGAGTGGGCGCGCACCGAGCTGCTCAGCTGGGGCATCAAGCGCCGCAGCGGCTTCGAGGTCGAGCGCACGGATGCGCCCGGCGACGTGAGCGAGATCGGATACACCGGGGTCGGCTACGACGAGTCGGGCACGCCCGTGCAGGCCGCGAGCCTCGTCGCCGGCGACGAGATCGAGTACGCGCCCGACGGCACGGCGCTCGTAAAGCCGGGCGACACGGCCGTGCTCGTGGCCAGGGTCGGTCCGTTCCGCGTGCACGAACCCGTGCGCGTGGTCTACCGCATCGACGAGCCCCAGCGCAGCGGATTCGCCTACGGCACGCTGCCCGGGCATCCGCTCAGCGGCGAGGAGTCGTTCATCATCGACCGCACCGAGGACGGGTCGGTCTGGCTCACCATCCGTTCACTGAGCCGCCCCGCGGGCTTCGGATGGAAGCTCATCGGACCGCTCCTGCGCGTGGCGCATCGCCGCTACCTCGCGCGCTACATGGTCGCCCTCACCGGACCGACGGAGTGA
- a CDS encoding DUF1990 family protein has protein sequence MTTGFTYAEVGATDTRDRAPFPPAGFRALEREAVVGRGRGAFERSASAVRHWEVQRRSGMRVDRDGEGEVRAGESVTLRIPFGPFRVSAPARVVYVVDEPRTAGFAYGTLAGHPEIGEEAFMVHWDADDRVVFRVRAFWRASGQWRLVLPAVRLAQLVYTRRYLRVLSGASTTGSVD, from the coding sequence GTGACCACTGGATTCACCTACGCCGAGGTCGGAGCGACCGACACCCGCGACAGGGCGCCGTTCCCGCCCGCCGGGTTCCGCGCGCTCGAGCGGGAGGCGGTCGTGGGTCGCGGTCGCGGCGCCTTCGAGCGGTCCGCATCGGCGGTGCGGCACTGGGAGGTGCAGCGGCGCAGCGGAATGCGGGTCGACCGTGACGGCGAGGGCGAGGTGCGCGCGGGGGAGAGCGTGACGCTGCGGATCCCGTTCGGGCCGTTCCGGGTCAGTGCGCCGGCACGGGTCGTCTACGTGGTCGACGAGCCCCGCACCGCGGGATTCGCGTACGGCACCCTCGCCGGGCATCCCGAGATCGGCGAAGAGGCCTTCATGGTGCACTGGGACGCCGACGACCGCGTCGTGTTCCGAGTGCGGGCGTTCTGGAGGGCGTCGGGCCAGTGGCGGCTCGTGCTCCCGGCCGTGCGGCTCGCGCAGCTCGTGTACACCCGCCGCTACCTCCGGGTCCTCTCGGGCGCGTCCACGACGGGGAGCGTCGACTGA
- the hemW gene encoding radical SAM family heme chaperone HemW: MPSALPIADPAPADGLLPATAAEGADTRAFGVYLHVPFCRVRCGYCDFNTYTADELRGVSRTDFASHALAEIDLARGVLADLPARPASTVFFGGGTPTMLPASDLARMLDAVRRTWGLAADAEVTTEANPDTVDAAYLRELRAAGFTRVSFGMQSAAPHVLATLERTHDPERVPLVVAWARDAGLDVSLDLIYGTPGESIDDWRASLEHVIAQRPDHVSAYALIVEPGTKLARQIRRHEVETPDDELQADMYELAERMLGDAGYGWYEVSNWAAGVEHRSRHNLSYWTGQDWWGVGPGAHSHVGGVRWWNVKHPAAYADRVLAGASPAAGRETLDDATRGVERVLLESRLADGLAIDAIPAAGRATIAELIADGLIEGAAALRGRIVLTLAGRLLADAVVRRLTA, encoded by the coding sequence ATGCCGAGCGCGCTCCCGATCGCCGATCCGGCGCCCGCCGACGGACTGCTGCCCGCGACGGCAGCGGAGGGGGCGGACACGCGCGCCTTCGGCGTGTACCTGCACGTGCCCTTCTGCCGGGTGCGCTGCGGGTACTGCGACTTCAACACCTACACCGCGGACGAGCTGCGGGGCGTCTCCCGCACCGACTTCGCCTCTCACGCCCTCGCGGAGATCGACCTCGCGCGCGGCGTGCTCGCCGACCTGCCCGCCCGACCGGCGTCGACCGTCTTCTTCGGTGGCGGCACCCCCACGATGCTCCCCGCATCCGATCTCGCTCGCATGCTCGACGCGGTGCGCCGCACGTGGGGACTCGCCGCCGACGCGGAGGTGACGACGGAGGCGAATCCCGACACCGTCGATGCCGCATACCTGCGGGAGCTCCGCGCCGCGGGGTTCACCCGCGTCTCGTTCGGCATGCAGTCCGCCGCGCCGCACGTGCTCGCGACCCTCGAGCGCACGCACGACCCCGAACGGGTGCCGCTCGTCGTCGCGTGGGCGCGCGACGCCGGCCTCGACGTGAGCCTCGACCTCATCTACGGCACGCCCGGCGAGAGCATCGACGACTGGCGCGCCTCGCTCGAGCACGTGATCGCGCAGCGGCCCGATCACGTCTCCGCCTACGCGCTCATCGTCGAGCCGGGCACGAAACTCGCCCGGCAGATCCGGCGTCACGAGGTCGAGACGCCCGACGACGAACTGCAGGCGGACATGTACGAGCTGGCGGAGCGGATGCTCGGCGACGCCGGATACGGCTGGTACGAGGTCAGCAACTGGGCCGCCGGCGTCGAACACCGGTCGCGGCACAACCTCTCCTACTGGACCGGTCAGGACTGGTGGGGCGTCGGTCCGGGCGCGCACAGTCACGTCGGCGGCGTGCGCTGGTGGAACGTGAAGCATCCGGCCGCGTACGCCGACCGCGTTCTGGCGGGCGCGTCACCGGCCGCCGGGCGGGAGACCCTCGACGACGCCACGCGCGGTGTCGAGCGGGTGCTGCTCGAGTCGCGCCTCGCCGACGGACTCGCCATCGACGCGATCCCCGCCGCAGGGCGCGCGACGATCGCCGAGCTCATCGCCGACGGGCTCATCGAGGGCGCGGCGGCGCTGCGCGGCCGGATCGTGCTCACCCTCGCCGGTCGCCTGCTCGCCGACGCGGTGGTGCGACGGCTCACCGCCTGA
- a CDS encoding DUF4870 domain-containing protein has protein sequence MTNTAQPAAPLTPAEDKQWAGLAHLLGILGILPSLIIWLVFRERGGYTNQEGKEALNFQITVVIVAFALSIVTTILTFVTFGLFGFLAPLLFVLLWAAVVTFSIIGYTRVNAGGSYRYPVAIRFIK, from the coding sequence ATGACCAACACCGCCCAGCCCGCGGCCCCGCTCACCCCGGCCGAAGACAAGCAGTGGGCCGGACTCGCCCACCTCCTCGGGATCCTCGGCATCCTCCCCTCCCTCATCATCTGGCTGGTCTTCCGCGAGCGTGGCGGTTACACCAACCAGGAGGGCAAGGAGGCCCTGAACTTCCAGATCACCGTCGTGATCGTCGCCTTCGCCCTCTCGATCGTGACGACGATCCTCACCTTCGTCACCTTCGGTCTGTTCGGCTTCCTCGCGCCGCTGCTCTTCGTGCTGCTCTGGGCCGCCGTGGTCACCTTCTCGATCATCGGCTACACCCGAGTGAACGCCGGCGGCAGCTACCGCTACCCGGTCGCGATCCGCTTCATCAAGTAG
- the hrcA gene encoding heat-inducible transcriptional repressor HrcA: MASERSLEVLRVIVQDYVASREPVGSKSIVERHSFGVSAATIRNDMALLEEEELIAAPHTSSGRVPTDKGYRVFVDQLADMRPLSAAQRQAIETFLGQPDDVDEVLARTVRLLSQLTNQVALVQYPSFTRASVRHVELVPLSDTRLMTVLITDRGQVDQRIVDAGEAVDEAFVGELRAKLNGALAGRSLSEASTALPRIAERFVPERAALVERIGESLLSQVDANRRDKLVMAGAANLARTEADFGGSIYPVLEAIEEQVTLLKLFGEMEVDGSGVSASIGRENADFGLADTSVLASGYAPAGDGVAKLGVLGPTRMDYSNNMAAVRAVARYLSKLIDGD; the protein is encoded by the coding sequence ATGGCATCGGAACGCAGTCTCGAAGTGCTGCGGGTCATCGTGCAGGATTACGTCGCCTCGCGGGAACCCGTCGGATCGAAGTCCATCGTCGAGCGGCATTCCTTCGGTGTGTCGGCCGCGACCATCCGCAACGACATGGCCCTTCTCGAGGAGGAGGAGCTCATCGCCGCTCCGCACACCTCGTCCGGCCGGGTCCCCACCGACAAGGGCTACCGCGTCTTCGTCGACCAGCTCGCCGACATGCGCCCTCTGAGCGCCGCGCAACGGCAGGCGATCGAGACCTTCCTCGGTCAACCCGACGACGTCGACGAGGTGCTCGCGCGCACGGTGCGCCTGCTCTCGCAGCTCACCAACCAGGTCGCGCTCGTGCAGTACCCGAGTTTCACGCGCGCCTCCGTGCGCCATGTGGAACTGGTCCCGTTGAGCGACACGCGGCTCATGACCGTGCTCATCACCGACCGCGGCCAGGTCGACCAGCGCATCGTCGACGCCGGCGAAGCGGTCGACGAGGCGTTCGTGGGCGAGCTGCGCGCGAAACTCAACGGCGCTCTCGCGGGCCGGTCGCTGAGTGAGGCGTCGACGGCGCTCCCGCGGATCGCCGAGCGGTTCGTGCCCGAACGCGCGGCGCTGGTGGAGCGGATCGGCGAGAGCCTGCTCTCGCAGGTGGACGCGAACCGCCGCGACAAGCTCGTCATGGCCGGTGCCGCGAACCTCGCCCGCACCGAGGCCGACTTCGGGGGCAGCATCTATCCCGTTCTCGAGGCCATCGAGGAGCAGGTCACCCTGCTCAAGCTCTTCGGCGAGATGGAGGTCGACGGGTCCGGCGTCTCGGCCAGCATCGGCCGCGAGAACGCCGACTTCGGTCTCGCCGACACCTCCGTGCTTGCGAGCGGCTACGCTCCAGCGGGCGACGGGGTCGCGAAGCTCGGTGTGCTCGGCCCCACCCGCATGGACTACTCCAACAACATGGCGGCGGTGCGGGCGGTCGCCCGTTACCTCTCCAAGCTCATCGACGGCGACTAG
- the dnaJ gene encoding molecular chaperone DnaJ, giving the protein MADHYEVLGVERNATPEEIKKAYRRLARELHPDVNPGADAAERFKLVTHAYDVLSDPQQRQQYDLGGSGGFGGGGGANFGGFGDIFETFFGAGATRQGPRSRRERGQDALVRVEIELEEVIFGTHRDVEVNTAVLCETCNGSCAAPGTSPVTCDICHGTGQIQRAVRSLLGNVMTSSPCGTCRGYGTVIPNPCPTCAGQGRVRATRNIPVDIPAGVDTGLRLQLPGQGEVGPAGGPNGDLYLEVKVRHHDTFSRNGDDLLATLEVQMTDAVLGTRTTLHALDGDIDVELKPGTQSAEILTIKDRGITRLRGGGRGDLKIGVHVVTPTKLNHKEQELLRKFAASRKNQPPRLAHFQQGLFAKLRDRFVGG; this is encoded by the coding sequence TTGGCTGACCATTACGAGGTACTCGGCGTCGAACGCAACGCGACGCCGGAGGAGATCAAGAAGGCGTACCGCCGGCTCGCTCGGGAACTGCATCCCGATGTGAATCCCGGGGCGGACGCCGCCGAGCGGTTCAAGCTCGTCACCCACGCCTACGACGTTCTGAGCGATCCGCAGCAGCGTCAGCAGTACGACCTCGGCGGTTCCGGCGGCTTCGGAGGTGGGGGAGGCGCCAACTTCGGCGGCTTCGGCGACATCTTCGAGACGTTCTTCGGTGCCGGGGCGACGCGCCAGGGCCCGCGTTCGCGTCGCGAGCGGGGTCAGGACGCCCTCGTGCGGGTCGAGATCGAACTGGAAGAGGTCATCTTCGGCACGCACCGCGACGTCGAGGTCAACACCGCCGTGCTGTGCGAGACCTGCAACGGTTCGTGCGCGGCCCCGGGAACCAGCCCGGTCACGTGCGACATCTGCCACGGTACCGGTCAGATCCAGCGCGCCGTGCGCTCGCTGCTCGGCAACGTGATGACGTCGAGCCCGTGCGGCACCTGCCGCGGCTACGGCACCGTCATCCCGAACCCGTGCCCGACGTGCGCGGGTCAGGGTCGCGTGCGCGCCACCCGCAACATCCCCGTCGACATCCCCGCGGGAGTCGACACGGGCCTCCGCCTGCAGCTGCCCGGTCAGGGCGAGGTCGGTCCCGCCGGCGGCCCCAACGGCGACCTCTACCTCGAGGTCAAGGTGCGCCACCACGACACCTTCAGCCGCAACGGCGACGACCTGCTCGCGACGCTCGAGGTGCAGATGACGGATGCCGTGCTCGGCACCCGCACGACACTGCACGCGCTCGACGGCGACATCGACGTGGAGCTCAAGCCCGGAACGCAGAGCGCCGAGATCCTCACGATCAAGGACCGCGGCATCACCCGCCTGCGCGGCGGTGGCCGTGGCGACCTGAAGATCGGCGTGCACGTGGTCACCCCGACGAAGCTCAACCACAAGGAGCAGGAACTGCTGCGCAAGTTCGCGGCGTCGCGCAAGAACCAGCCGCCGCGACTCGCCCACTTCCAGCAGGGACTCTTCGCCAAGCTGCGCGACCGCTTCGTCGGCGGCTGA
- a CDS encoding 16S rRNA (uracil(1498)-N(3))-methyltransferase encodes MSTLFLNPELEPAAAVVGARVGVRGDEARHAVTVNRIRPGETVSIGDGEGLVVTGAVVSAAPDELVIEVAEVRTEPWPSPELWLVQALAKGDRDELAVQAATELGVTGVVPWAADRSVSRWEGAKVAKGEARWRTITREASKQSLRGWLPQVAPLARTSDLVRLAGETRMLLLDPTAHTALTAIDPAGAARVHLVVGPEGGFAPAELERLSGAGAERVHLGAGILRTSTAGPAALAVLNARLGRW; translated from the coding sequence ATGAGCACGCTGTTCCTCAATCCCGAGCTCGAGCCCGCTGCCGCGGTCGTCGGCGCGCGCGTCGGCGTGCGCGGCGACGAGGCGCGCCACGCGGTCACGGTGAACCGCATCCGCCCGGGCGAGACGGTCTCGATCGGTGACGGCGAAGGACTCGTCGTCACCGGGGCGGTCGTCTCGGCGGCACCGGACGAGCTCGTCATCGAGGTGGCCGAGGTGCGCACCGAACCGTGGCCATCGCCCGAGCTGTGGCTCGTGCAGGCCCTCGCCAAGGGCGATCGCGACGAGCTCGCGGTGCAGGCGGCGACCGAACTCGGCGTGACCGGCGTCGTGCCGTGGGCCGCGGACCGCTCCGTGTCGCGCTGGGAGGGCGCGAAGGTCGCCAAGGGCGAGGCCCGATGGCGCACCATCACGCGCGAGGCGAGCAAGCAGTCGCTGCGCGGCTGGCTTCCGCAGGTCGCGCCACTCGCGCGCACCTCCGACCTGGTCCGCCTCGCCGGGGAGACCCGGATGCTGCTTCTCGACCCGACCGCCCACACCGCACTCACCGCGATAGATCCGGCGGGTGCGGCGCGAGTGCACCTCGTCGTCGGGCCCGAGGGCGGCTTCGCGCCGGCCGAGCTCGAGCGGCTCTCCGGCGCCGGCGCCGAGCGGGTGCACCTCGGCGCGGGCATCCTGCGCACCTCCACCGCGGGGCCCGCCGCCCTCGCGGTGCTGAACGCACGCCTGGGACGTTGGTAG
- a CDS encoding histidine triad nucleotide-binding protein — protein MTDAERSIFTRIADREIPADIVHETDSLIAFRDIAPQAPVHLLIVPKTERYANVVELAEGDPALLADIVSTAGRLAHEHTGGQFRLVFNTGAEAGQTVFHVHAHLLGGRLEEGTLAH, from the coding sequence ATGACTGACGCCGAGCGTTCGATCTTCACGCGCATCGCCGACCGGGAGATCCCGGCCGACATCGTGCACGAGACCGACAGCCTCATCGCGTTCCGGGACATCGCTCCGCAGGCGCCCGTGCACCTGCTGATCGTGCCGAAGACGGAACGGTACGCGAACGTCGTCGAGCTCGCCGAAGGCGACCCCGCACTGCTGGCCGACATCGTGAGCACCGCCGGCCGGCTCGCGCACGAGCACACCGGCGGGCAGTTCCGCCTCGTCTTCAACACCGGCGCCGAAGCCGGACAGACCGTGTTCCACGTGCACGCCCACCTGCTGGGCGGGCGACTAGAGGAAGGCACACTTGCCCACTAG
- a CDS encoding PhoH family protein: MPTSDTGSTGVPIERAELHVDGVAMVRLLGPQDRLLTTLERQYPAVAVLVRGNQIFLDGPSDQVKAARTLVEELIQMVRNGTDLGPADIASSARIIESGAGSPAEVLSQAILTSRGKSIRPKTLGQKNYVDAIDHNTIVFGIGPAGTGKTYLAMAKAVQALQRKEVERIILSRPAIEAGERLGFLPGTLTDKIDPYLRPLYDALNEMMDPEIVPKLLAAGTVEVAPLAYMRGRTLNNAFVVLDEAQNTTPEQMKMFLTRLGFGSKMVVTGDITQVDLPTGASGLQLVTRILDGMDDIHFARLGSEDVVRHSLVGQIVDAYTKYDAEQQARRFQREQGVEAPTGANRAERRGHTPQDHQPRRDRRWGR; the protein is encoded by the coding sequence TTGCCCACTAGCGACACCGGCTCCACCGGCGTACCGATCGAGCGCGCCGAACTGCACGTCGACGGCGTCGCGATGGTGCGACTGCTCGGCCCGCAGGACCGCCTGCTCACCACCCTCGAACGGCAGTACCCCGCCGTCGCCGTGCTCGTCCGCGGCAACCAGATCTTCCTCGACGGCCCCTCCGACCAGGTGAAGGCCGCCCGAACGCTCGTAGAGGAGCTCATCCAGATGGTCCGCAACGGCACCGACCTCGGTCCGGCCGACATCGCCTCGTCGGCCCGCATCATCGAGAGCGGCGCCGGCAGCCCGGCGGAGGTGCTCAGCCAGGCGATCCTCACCAGCCGGGGCAAGAGCATCCGGCCGAAGACCCTCGGTCAGAAGAACTACGTCGACGCGATCGATCACAACACGATCGTCTTCGGGATCGGCCCCGCCGGTACCGGTAAGACCTACCTCGCGATGGCGAAGGCCGTGCAGGCCCTGCAGCGCAAGGAGGTCGAGCGGATCATCCTCAGCCGGCCGGCGATCGAGGCGGGGGAGCGGCTCGGGTTCCTGCCCGGCACCCTCACCGACAAGATCGACCCCTACCTGCGGCCGCTCTACGACGCGCTCAACGAGATGATGGACCCGGAGATCGTGCCCAAGCTCCTCGCCGCGGGCACCGTCGAAGTCGCGCCGCTCGCCTACATGCGCGGTCGCACCCTCAACAACGCGTTCGTCGTGCTCGACGAGGCGCAGAACACCACCCCCGAGCAGATGAAGATGTTCCTCACCCGACTCGGGTTCGGCTCGAAGATGGTCGTCACGGGCGACATCACGCAGGTCGACCTGCCCACGGGCGCGAGTGGACTGCAACTCGTCACGCGCATCCTCGACGGGATGGACGACATCCACTTCGCCCGCTTGGGCAGTGAAGACGTCGTGCGGCACTCGCTCGTCGGGCAGATCGTCGACGCCTACACCAAGTACGACGCCGAGCAGCAGGCGCGACGATTCCAGCGCGAGCAGGGAGTCGAGGCGCCCACGGGCGCGAACCGCGCGGAGCGGCGAGGCCATACGCCGCAGGATCACCAGCCGCGTCGCGATCGGCGGTGGGGCCGATGA
- the ybeY gene encoding rRNA maturation RNase YbeY, which translates to MSVEVTNESGIETDEAALQRLVVYCLDELRVHPDAELAIMLVDEAAMEQLHVQWMDEPGPTDVLSFPMDELRPGTEDAITPAGLLGDIVLCPQVAITQAKTAGHPMLDELLMLTCHGLLHLLGFDHAEPDEEKEMFGLQRDLLIGFAHSERRKR; encoded by the coding sequence ATGAGCGTCGAGGTCACCAACGAGTCGGGCATCGAGACCGACGAGGCGGCCCTGCAGCGGCTCGTCGTCTACTGTCTCGACGAGCTTCGGGTGCACCCGGATGCGGAACTGGCCATCATGCTCGTCGACGAGGCGGCGATGGAGCAGCTGCACGTGCAGTGGATGGACGAGCCAGGGCCGACCGACGTGCTGAGCTTCCCCATGGACGAGCTGCGTCCCGGTACGGAGGATGCGATCACCCCGGCGGGACTGCTCGGCGACATCGTGCTGTGCCCGCAGGTCGCCATCACCCAGGCGAAGACGGCCGGACATCCGATGCTCGACGAGCTGCTCATGCTCACGTGCCACGGGCTGCTCCACCTGCTCGGATTCGACCACGCCGAGCCCGATGAGGAGAAGGAGATGTTCGGACTGCAGCGCGACCTGCTGATCGGGTTCGCGCACTCCGAACGCCGCAAACGATGA
- a CDS encoding hemolysin family protein codes for MIPVFVVAAILLVVLGGLLAAADSALGVLSRTDIVDLAGRSRAKRSLVAIADDVGAHVNALNFMRIVSETTAAVLVSISFAYVLDWWWALLVSALIMIGTSFVLVGSSPRSVGRAHARPVLAFSALLVRAIRVLLGPIADLLVAIGNRVTPGRPGARSFSSEEQLLSMVDEATELDVLEEGDRELIHSIFEFNDTVVREVMIPRTDMVTIDDDETIVDAMSVFLARGVSRMPVVGKDADEILGVLYLRDAARLIHEQPTGWEATTVGRLARPALFVPESKKADDTLRQMQLESNHLAMVVDEYGGIAGLVTMEDLIEELVGDISDEYDRTVAEVEQLGEHLYRVSARLPVDELGDLFGIQLDDDDVDTVGGLLSKALGRLPVQGARAEVSGIALTAERTEGRRKRLSTVLVERDPDHVGTDTGELRRAAATERQS; via the coding sequence ATGATCCCGGTCTTCGTCGTCGCGGCGATCCTCCTCGTGGTGCTCGGCGGTCTGCTCGCAGCCGCCGACTCCGCCCTCGGGGTGCTGAGCCGCACCGACATCGTCGACCTGGCCGGTCGCAGCCGTGCGAAGCGGTCGCTCGTGGCGATCGCCGACGACGTGGGAGCCCACGTCAACGCGCTCAACTTCATGCGCATCGTGTCGGAGACCACCGCGGCGGTGCTCGTCTCGATCAGCTTCGCCTACGTGCTCGACTGGTGGTGGGCGCTGCTGGTCAGCGCGCTCATCATGATCGGTACGTCGTTCGTGCTCGTCGGCTCCAGTCCGCGCAGCGTCGGACGCGCCCACGCCCGCCCTGTGCTCGCCTTCTCGGCCCTGCTGGTGCGTGCGATCCGGGTGCTGCTCGGCCCGATCGCCGACCTCCTCGTGGCGATCGGCAACCGGGTCACTCCGGGTCGTCCGGGCGCACGCAGCTTCTCGAGCGAGGAGCAGCTGCTGAGCATGGTCGACGAGGCCACCGAACTCGACGTGCTCGAAGAGGGCGACCGCGAACTCATCCACTCGATCTTCGAGTTCAACGACACCGTCGTGCGCGAGGTCATGATCCCGCGCACCGACATGGTCACGATCGACGACGACGAGACGATCGTCGACGCGATGTCGGTGTTCCTCGCCCGCGGCGTCTCGCGCATGCCCGTCGTCGGCAAGGACGCCGACGAGATCCTCGGGGTGCTCTACCTGCGCGACGCGGCCCGGCTCATCCACGAGCAGCCCACGGGATGGGAGGCGACGACCGTGGGCCGGCTCGCCCGCCCCGCGCTGTTCGTGCCCGAGTCGAAGAAGGCCGACGACACGCTCCGGCAGATGCAGCTCGAGTCGAACCACCTCGCCATGGTCGTCGACGAGTACGGCGGGATCGCGGGTCTCGTCACCATGGAGGACCTCATCGAAGAACTCGTCGGCGACATCTCCGACGAGTACGACCGCACCGTCGCCGAGGTCGAACAGCTCGGTGAGCACCTGTACCGGGTGAGCGCTCGACTCCCGGTCGACGAACTCGGCGACCTCTTCGGCATCCAGCTCGACGACGACGACGTCGACACCGTCGGGGGACTGCTCAGCAAAGCGCTCGGCCGCCTGCCCGTGCAGGGCGCCCGCGCCGAGGTGTCGGGCATCGCGCTCACCGCCGAACGCACCGAGGGGCGGCGCAAACGGCTCTCCACCGTGCTCGTCGAGCGCGATCCCGACCACGTCGGCACCGACACCGGCGAACTCCGCCGGGCGGCCGCAACCGAGAGGCAGTCATGA
- the era gene encoding GTPase Era, translated as MTEHRAGFVTFVGRPNVGKSTLTNALVGEKVAITSSKPQTTRRAIRGVVHGNDGQLIVVDTPGMHRPRTLLGERLNDVVQTTLGEVDVIGFCVPATEKIGPGDRFIAEQLDQYPRAKKIAIVTKIDAAGKTQVAEQLLAVSKLRDWESIIPVSAVDRIQLDTLVSELIALMPESPNLYPDDAVTDETLEQRISELVREAALEGVSDELPHSLAVTIDDIVRREDRDLVEVYANLFVERDSQKGIIIGRGGSRLQDVGARARAAIEPLVGAQVYLSLRVKVAKEWQRDPKQLGRLGF; from the coding sequence ATGACCGAGCACCGCGCAGGATTCGTGACGTTCGTCGGACGTCCGAACGTCGGCAAGTCGACGCTCACCAACGCCCTCGTCGGCGAGAAGGTCGCGATCACCTCGTCGAAGCCGCAGACGACGCGACGCGCGATCCGCGGCGTCGTGCACGGGAACGACGGGCAGCTCATCGTCGTGGACACCCCGGGCATGCACCGGCCCCGCACGCTTCTCGGTGAGCGTCTCAACGACGTCGTGCAGACGACCCTCGGGGAGGTCGACGTCATCGGATTCTGCGTGCCGGCGACCGAGAAGATCGGCCCGGGCGACCGATTCATTGCCGAGCAGCTCGACCAGTACCCGCGCGCCAAGAAGATCGCCATCGTGACGAAGATCGACGCGGCGGGCAAGACGCAGGTCGCGGAGCAGCTGCTCGCCGTCAGCAAGCTGCGCGACTGGGAGAGCATCATCCCCGTCTCGGCCGTCGACCGCATCCAGCTCGACACGCTCGTCTCCGAGCTCATCGCCCTGATGCCCGAATCGCCGAACCTGTACCCCGACGACGCGGTGACCGACGAGACGCTCGAACAGCGGATCTCAGAGCTCGTGCGGGAGGCGGCGCTCGAGGGCGTGAGCGACGAGCTCCCGCACTCGCTCGCCGTGACGATCGACGACATCGTGCGGCGGGAGGATCGCGACCTCGTCGAGGTGTACGCCAACCTCTTCGTCGAGCGCGACAGCCAGAAGGGCATCATCATCGGCCGCGGAGGCAGTCGGCTGCAGGACGTCGGCGCGCGGGCGCGAGCGGCCATCGAGCCGCTCGTCGGCGCGCAGGTCTACCTCTCGCTGCGGGTGAAGGTCGCCAAGGAGTGGCAGCGCGATCCGAAGCAGCTCGGTCGCCTCGGCTTCTGA